In one window of Verrucomicrobiia bacterium DNA:
- a CDS encoding ABC transporter permease subunit — protein sequence MKVFPVVERELRAASRRPGTYWVRFVAAGAAMSIAAWILLVTSDGTQSAQLSHGIFISLSIFAFIYCLFAGVRNTADCISEERREGTLGLLFLTDLKAFEVLFGKLAATSLNSIYGLVAIFPMLALPLLLGGMTLEQYGVMLLVLLNTLFISLAVGLCVSTIVEGERAAMILTIVGMVFFCVGWTIVGWFLIEKVLGLDGQFEKWWSEAAFGWVSPVYTFNELLESLDQPRINESVWYSLLMVHIVSWLLVFIAQWRLPKIWQDKAETIRGLRWKQRWRLWADGDRDQRASYRSRLLDESPTMWLGSRNRLKPMFVWGTLGTLGLLWLWGYVENPNDWLDEGVHLMTGVILTTVVKIWVAIEAAHRFNRDRQSGALELMLSTPLSVPEIVSGQFQALKRQFLWPVVVILGIHFLFILSEKASGGMVTWWLGAMAMLVADLFAIAYIGMWLGLNHRYATRATGSTLARVLLLPVLIMIAFFTFMALASRSGGMGRMENVAMAVWLMAGMGVNLFFGLRAWHGLHDQLRDLAASRFDSHQIKKG from the coding sequence ATGAAAGTCTTTCCGGTAGTAGAACGGGAACTGCGTGCTGCCTCGCGTCGCCCCGGCACTTATTGGGTGCGGTTTGTGGCGGCAGGAGCGGCGATGTCCATCGCCGCTTGGATTCTGCTGGTGACTTCTGACGGCACACAGTCCGCCCAACTTAGTCATGGAATATTCATCTCTCTGTCCATTTTCGCGTTCATCTACTGCCTTTTTGCCGGAGTCAGAAACACGGCTGATTGCATCAGTGAAGAACGTCGGGAAGGGACTTTGGGGTTGTTGTTTTTGACGGACCTAAAAGCTTTTGAAGTTCTTTTCGGCAAACTCGCGGCGACTTCGTTGAATTCCATATACGGTCTGGTGGCCATCTTCCCGATGCTCGCATTACCGCTGCTGCTTGGTGGCATGACGTTGGAGCAATACGGTGTGATGCTTTTGGTGCTGCTCAATACGCTCTTCATCTCGTTGGCAGTGGGGTTATGTGTTTCCACCATCGTCGAAGGCGAACGCGCGGCGATGATCTTGACCATCGTCGGAATGGTGTTCTTTTGTGTGGGCTGGACGATAGTGGGCTGGTTCTTGATCGAGAAGGTGCTGGGTTTGGACGGGCAATTCGAAAAATGGTGGTCTGAGGCTGCATTCGGCTGGGTATCGCCAGTTTACACATTCAACGAATTGCTTGAGTCGTTGGATCAGCCCAGAATAAATGAATCGGTCTGGTACTCTTTGCTCATGGTCCATATCGTGAGTTGGCTGCTTGTATTCATCGCGCAATGGCGTTTGCCAAAGATATGGCAGGACAAGGCGGAAACCATCCGCGGCCTGCGTTGGAAGCAGCGTTGGAGGCTCTGGGCTGATGGCGATCGTGACCAGCGCGCAAGCTATCGCAGTCGATTGCTGGATGAATCTCCTACGATGTGGCTGGGATCACGCAACCGCCTTAAACCGATGTTTGTGTGGGGCACCTTGGGCACGTTGGGTCTGTTGTGGCTTTGGGGTTATGTGGAGAATCCGAATGACTGGTTGGATGAAGGCGTGCATCTGATGACAGGAGTGATACTGACGACGGTGGTCAAGATATGGGTGGCGATCGAAGCCGCACACCGTTTCAATCGCGATCGGCAGAGCGGTGCATTGGAACTCATGCTCTCCACACCCCTTTCCGTTCCAGAGATAGTCTCCGGCCAGTTTCAGGCGTTAAAGCGTCAATTTCTTTGGCCGGTTGTGGTCATACTGGGGATACACTTCCTGTTCATCCTCTCGGAAAAGGCCAGCGGTGGAATGGTGACCTGGTGGCTCGGAGCCATGGCGATGCTGGTGGCAGATCTGTTCGCGATCGCTTACATCGGCATGTGGCTGGGCTTGAACCACCGCTATGCCACCCGGGCGACTGGCTCCACCCTGGCGAGGGTGTTGCTGTTGCCCGTGCTCATCATGATAGCGTTCTTTACATTCATGGCATTGGCCTCCCGGAGCGGAGGAATGGGGCGCATGGAAAATGTGGC
- a CDS encoding ABC transporter permease subunit yields MKLGRFFPVVGRELRVAARHKSTYWNRVLAASIALIIFFLCGMATMQAPAHIMGMVLFYAISGLSGLLCAVAGSGVADAISSEKREGTLGLLFLTNLTGYDVVAGKIAAGSLGAVYRLIAIIPVLAITFLLGGVDMDAYLRVIFGCANLMFLSLAVGVFWSSRMVTSWAAMLAWLATMVFLILGWPICMLMVHELLDGGMYYELLWDSQYRYYLLAVFTPSPGFSAVLAVGPQQFFGQYNWGFWLSLGVQHMMAWTALIIACRRTQNTWKLQEKQPVARPKNWISTRELLVQAFNWLRWRRKKLQHEEPLAWLVCRSRLGLNITLTVLAASTFIYAMGLIFDPHDWADDDMFTLVMTASHIWMLAWMAGEAATWIYRDRYSGAMELILATPLKVEDILKGHFQGLNRKFLLPVTWVVLADVIFLCHDDNFRYYGDRHWFISEYFGYILWSAYILMLFFNLYTMRWTATWMGIISRNEFTATSSSLMWLCLPTWGLIAGGAISIALLIEVFDQQWLDDLMDHFQEWHFLILWLMIASINNLVLIRLSRRECQRLREYAATRPETGFWAQLKYAASLFRRRSLPESGGANG; encoded by the coding sequence GTGAAACTGGGACGTTTCTTTCCCGTAGTTGGACGAGAGTTGCGTGTGGCGGCCCGGCACAAGTCCACTTATTGGAACCGGGTTCTGGCAGCGAGCATAGCGTTGATCATTTTCTTCCTCTGCGGCATGGCGACGATGCAGGCTCCCGCGCATATCATGGGGATGGTCTTGTTCTATGCCATCTCCGGTTTGTCAGGATTGCTCTGCGCCGTGGCTGGCAGCGGTGTGGCGGATGCCATCAGCAGCGAGAAACGCGAAGGCACGCTAGGGTTGCTCTTTCTGACGAATCTTACGGGCTATGATGTGGTGGCTGGCAAAATCGCTGCGGGATCGTTGGGAGCAGTTTACCGTCTGATCGCCATCATCCCCGTGCTGGCTATCACGTTCTTGCTCGGCGGGGTGGACATGGACGCCTACTTGCGCGTCATTTTCGGCTGCGCAAACCTGATGTTTCTTTCGCTGGCTGTTGGGGTTTTCTGGTCCTCACGAATGGTCACGTCGTGGGCCGCTATGCTGGCATGGCTGGCGACCATGGTTTTTTTGATCTTAGGCTGGCCGATATGCATGTTGATGGTGCACGAGCTTCTGGATGGCGGCATGTATTATGAACTGCTTTGGGATTCGCAGTATCGGTATTACCTCCTGGCTGTCTTCACTCCTTCACCGGGATTCAGCGCGGTGCTGGCAGTGGGGCCGCAGCAGTTTTTTGGGCAGTATAATTGGGGGTTCTGGCTGTCTTTGGGCGTGCAACATATGATGGCGTGGACTGCTTTGATCATCGCATGCCGCCGCACCCAGAACACTTGGAAGCTGCAGGAAAAACAACCCGTCGCCCGGCCGAAAAACTGGATCAGCACCAGAGAGCTGCTAGTGCAGGCTTTTAACTGGTTGCGCTGGCGCCGGAAGAAATTGCAGCATGAGGAGCCGCTTGCCTGGCTGGTGTGTCGAAGCCGGTTGGGTTTGAACATCACGCTCACCGTGCTGGCTGCCAGCACGTTCATCTATGCGATGGGCTTGATCTTCGACCCGCATGATTGGGCGGATGACGATATGTTCACGCTGGTCATGACAGCGAGCCATATCTGGATGCTGGCCTGGATGGCGGGTGAAGCTGCCACATGGATCTATCGCGACCGTTATTCTGGTGCGATGGAATTGATTTTGGCGACTCCGCTGAAGGTGGAGGACATCCTGAAAGGGCATTTCCAAGGACTCAACCGTAAGTTTCTTTTGCCAGTGACATGGGTTGTCTTGGCCGATGTCATCTTCCTGTGTCATGATGACAATTTTCGTTATTATGGTGATCGGCATTGGTTCATCAGCGAATATTTCGGTTACATTTTATGGTCTGCTTACATCCTCATGTTGTTTTTCAATCTGTATACCATGCGCTGGACGGCGACATGGATGGGCATAATTTCCCGGAATGAATTCACCGCTACCTCCTCGAGCCTCATGTGGCTATGCCTGCCCACTTGGGGCCTGATAGCGGGCGGAGCGATCAGCATCGCCTTGTTGATCGAGGTTTTCGACCAGCAATGGCTGGATGATTTGATGGATCATTTTCAGGAATGGCATTTTCTTATCCTCTGGTTGATGATCGCCAGCATCAATAATTTGGTGCTGATCCGGTTGAGCCGTCGTGAATGCCAGCGTCTGCGCGAGTATGCCGCCACGCGGCCAGAAACGGGTTTTTGGGCTCAATTAAAATATGCAGCAAGCTTGTTTCGTCGGCGCAGCCTGCCAGAGTCCGGGGGAGCGAACGGATGA
- a CDS encoding ABC transporter ATP-binding protein: protein MATEAAKIPAVQTFELTRTYGAMTALSQLNLTVNQGDLFGFIGSNGAGKTTTLRILATFLTPSSGRAEILGHDVVRDADSVRHVIGYMPDFFGVYKDMEVTEYLDFFGACYRIPSGKREKTVGDVLELVGLSEKKGALIGALSRGMQQRLGLARVLIHDPKLLLLDEPASGLDPRARIEMMAILEELQRMGKTIIISSHILSELQTLCDRVAIIEKGKLIYSGPVQGVRDQMSGRIFWVKVMDGMERAKELLKAHPEVTEIEPVEEQLKVTLKDHETDASFIAPMLIQDGLKLVGLREDELGLEEVFMRVTRGETQ, encoded by the coding sequence ATGGCAACTGAAGCAGCAAAGATTCCAGCCGTGCAGACGTTCGAGCTGACGCGCACGTATGGTGCGATGACGGCGCTGAGCCAGCTTAATCTGACGGTGAACCAGGGGGATCTGTTCGGGTTCATCGGTTCGAATGGTGCCGGCAAGACGACGACATTGCGCATTTTGGCAACGTTCCTCACGCCATCATCGGGTCGCGCGGAGATACTTGGTCATGATGTGGTGCGGGATGCGGATTCCGTACGGCATGTGATCGGTTACATGCCGGACTTTTTCGGTGTGTATAAGGACATGGAAGTGACGGAGTATCTGGATTTCTTCGGTGCATGCTATCGCATCCCGAGCGGCAAGCGTGAGAAGACAGTGGGCGATGTGTTGGAGTTGGTGGGATTGAGCGAGAAGAAGGGGGCACTCATTGGAGCCTTGAGCCGGGGCATGCAACAACGTCTCGGTCTGGCGCGTGTGCTGATCCATGATCCGAAGCTGCTCTTGCTGGACGAACCTGCGAGCGGTCTGGACCCGCGGGCGCGCATCGAGATGATGGCGATCCTTGAGGAGCTTCAGCGGATGGGGAAGACAATCATCATCTCGTCGCATATCCTAAGTGAATTGCAGACGTTGTGCGATCGTGTGGCGATCATCGAGAAGGGCAAGCTGATCTACAGCGGTCCGGTGCAGGGTGTGCGGGACCAGATGAGCGGGCGCATTTTCTGGGTGAAGGTGATGGATGGGATGGAGCGCGCGAAAGAATTGTTGAAGGCACATCCTGAGGTGACGGAGATCGAGCCGGTGGAGGAGCAGCTCAAGGTGACCTTGAAGGACCACGAGACGGATGCTTCGTTCATCGCGCCGATGCTAATCCAGGACGGATTAAAGCTGGTGGGATTGCGGGAGGATGAATTGGGGTTGGAAGAGGTCTTCATGCGGGTGACGCGTGGAGAGACTCAATAG
- a CDS encoding SRPBCC family protein, whose product MVTTLNIFPEAQSNHSIKVVCACTMECPAERLFAFWRQLENMPRVLPSLISVQQVTRTESHWVAKGPREEYIEWDVEIVHEVPGQLIAWCTKEGFEPAHAGAVRFGPAAQGEGTEVTVSLEYDEPDEDMEPVVTRLFGSEPGAQLADDLRRVKAMVEAGGNRVGAGDRRVVAFR is encoded by the coding sequence ATGGTCACGACATTAAATATTTTTCCGGAAGCACAGAGCAATCATAGCATCAAAGTGGTTTGTGCGTGTACGATGGAGTGCCCGGCGGAGCGGCTGTTCGCGTTTTGGAGACAGTTGGAGAACATGCCGCGGGTGTTGCCCAGCCTGATCTCAGTGCAGCAGGTGACGAGGACGGAATCGCACTGGGTGGCGAAAGGGCCAAGGGAAGAATACATCGAGTGGGATGTGGAGATAGTGCATGAGGTGCCAGGGCAGTTGATCGCGTGGTGTACGAAGGAAGGGTTCGAGCCGGCGCATGCGGGAGCGGTACGGTTCGGGCCGGCGGCTCAGGGGGAAGGGACGGAGGTGACGGTGTCTCTGGAGTATGATGAGCCGGATGAGGATATGGAGCCGGTGGTGACGAGGTTGTTTGGGAGTGAGCCGGGGGCACAACTGGCGGATGATTTGCGGAGGGTGAAGGCAATGGTGGAAGCCGGTGGGAACCGGGTTGGAGCCGGGGACAGGCGGGTGGTGGCGTTCAGGTAG